The proteins below come from a single Zea mays cultivar B73 chromosome 8, Zm-B73-REFERENCE-NAM-5.0, whole genome shotgun sequence genomic window:
- the LOC100276935 gene encoding gibberellin 20-oxidase 3 yields the protein MVSQERQEPAVPSSSSSSAKRAATSMDASPAPPLLLRAPTPSPSIDLPAGKDKADAAASKAGAAVFDLRREPKIPAPFLWPQEEARPSSAAELEVPMVDVGVLRNGDRAGLRRAAAQVAAACATHGFFQVCGHGVDAALGRAALDGASDFFRLPLAEKQRARRVPGTVSGYTSAHADRFAAKLPWKETLSFGYHDGAASPVVVDYFVGTLGQDFEPMGWVYQRYCEEMKELSLTIMELLELSLGVELRGYYREFFEDSRSIMRCNYYPPCPEPERTLGTGPHCDPTALTILLQDDVGGLEVLVDGEWRPVRPVPGAMVINIGDTFMALSNGRYKSCLHRAVVNQRRARRSLAFFLCPREDRVVRPPASAAPRRYPDFTWADLMRFTQRHYRADTRTLDAFTRWLSHGPAQAAAPPCT from the exons ATGGTGTCGCAGGAACGACAAGAGCCAGCTGTgcctagcagcagcagcagcagcgccaAGCGCGCAGCCACGTCCATGGACGCCAGCCCGGCCCCGCCGCTCCTCCTCCGCGCCCCCACTCCCAGCCCCAGCATTGACCTCCCCGCTGGCAAGGACAAGGCCGACGCGGCGGCCAGCAAGGCCGGCGCGGCCGTGTTCGACCTGCGCCGGGAGCCCAAGATCCCCGCGCCATTCCTGTGGCCGCAGGAAGAGGCGCGGCCGTCCTCGGCCGCGGAGCTGGAGGTGCCGATGGTGGACGTGGGCGTGCTGCGCAATGGCGACCGCGCGGGGCTGCGGCGCGCCGCGGCGCAGGTGGCCGCGGCGTGCGCGACGCACGGGTTCTTCCAGGTGTGCGGGCACGGCGTGGACGCGGCGCTGGGGCGCGCCGCGCTGGACGGCGCCAGCGACTTCTTCCGGCTGCCGCTCGCCGAGAAGCAGCGCGCCCGGCGCGTCCCCGGCACCGTGTCCGGGTACACGAGCGCGCACGCCGACCGGTTCGCGGCCAAGCTCCCCTGGAAGGAGACCCTGTCGTTCGGCTACCACGACGGCGCCGCGTCGCCTGTCGTCGTGGACTACTTCGTCGGCACCCTCGGCCAGGATTTCGAGCCAATGGG GTGGGTGTACCAGAGGTACTGCGAGGAGATGAAGGAGCTGTCGCTGACGATCATGGAGCTGCTGGAGCTGAGCCTGGGCGTGGAGCTGCGCGGCTACTACCGGGAGTTCTTCGAGGACAGCCGGTCCATCATGCGGTGCAACTACTACCCGCCGTGCCCGGAGCCGGAGCGCACGCTGGGCACGGGCCCGCACTGCGACCCCACGGCGCTCACCATCCTCCTGCAGGACGACGTGGGCGGGCTGGAGGTGCTGGTGGACGGTGAGTGGCGCCCCGTCCGGCCCGTCCCGGGCGCCATGGTCATCAACATCGGCGACACCTTCATG GCGCTGTCGAACGGGAGGTACAAGAGCTGCCTGCACCGCGCGGTGGTGAACCAGCGGCGGGCGCGGCGGTCGCTGGCCTTCTTCCTGTGCCCGCGCGAGGACCGGGTGGTGCGCCCGCCGGCCAGTGCTGCGCCGCGGCGCTACCCGGACTTCACCTGGGCCGACCTCATGCGCTTCACgcagcgccactaccgcgccgacACCCGCACGCTGGACGCCTTCACCCGCTGGCTCTCCCACGGCCCGGCCCAGGCGGCGGCGCCTCCCTGCACCTAG
- the LOC100273067 gene encoding probable methyltransferase PMT26 isoform X1, giving the protein MAFGRGGKMDGRRPSSSSSSSSFCTTTTVVLFVALCLVGAWMMTSSTVFPLEISSNKKPVVKQQPAPVNFGASQEASPGIAGEGSEKFEDTDNNDATVPEEPNKQDASEQENFNEKPEEKELEVPVEKAETKDMFDDANGKSEGLSDETKNDDGEKSVEKKDNEITNESGDEKTDGESKDGQEEKPDGDAAQEEQPKIEENVEENGEKDQSSNSNEVFPDGAQSELLKESNTQNGSFPTQAAESKNEKEVQALPKSSGDATSYTWKLCNSSASTDYIPCLDNEKAIKKLRTTKHYEHRERHCPEEPPTCLVPLPEGYKRPIEWPKSRDKVWYSNVPHTRLAEYKGHQNWVKVSGDYLLFPGGGTQFKNGALHYIDTIQQALPDIAWGKRSRVILDVGCGVASFGGYMFDRDALTMSFAPKDEHEAQVQFALERGIPAISAVMGTKRLPYPSRVFDVIHCARCRVPWHIEGGMLLLELNRLLRPGGYFVWSATPVYQKLPEDVEIWNAMSTLTKSMCWKMVNKTKDKLNQVGMVIYQKPMDNICYEKRSENSPPLCKESDDADAAWNVPLEACMHKLPGGSKVRGSKWPELWPQRLEKTPFWIDGSKVGVYGKPANEDFEADNAHWKRVVSKSYVNGMGIDWSKVRNVMDMRAVYGGFAAALRDQKVWVMNIVPIDSPDTLPIIYERGLFGMYHDWCESFSTYPRTYDLLHADHLFSKLRKRCKLAAVFAEVDRVLRPQGKLIVRDTADTINELESMAKSVQWEVRMTYTKGSEGLLCVEKSMWRPKELDAST; this is encoded by the exons ATGGCATTTGGCCGAGGTGGAAAGATGGACGGCCGCCGGCCGtcctcatcgtcgtcgtcgtcgtcgttctgCACAACCACCACGGTCGTGCTCTTTGTGGCGCTCTGCCTAGTCGGCGCGTGGATGATGACCTCGTCCACTGTCTTCCCGCTGGAGATTTCGTCCAATAAGAAGCCGGTGGTGAAGCAACAGCCTGCGCCTGTCAATTTCGGGGCGTCGCAGGAGGCATCACCTGGCATTGCTGGTGAAGGGTCCGAGAAATTTGAGGACACCGACAACAATGATGCCACAGTCCCAGAGGAACCGAATAAACAGGATGCTTCTGAGCAAGAGAATTTCAATGAGAAGCCTGAAGAGAAAGAGCTGGAAGTGCCGGTAGAGAAAGCGGAGACCAAGGATATGTTTGATGACGCAAATGGAAAATCAGAAGGGCTGTCAGATGAAACGAAGAATGATGATGGGGAGAAGAGTGTGGAGAAGAAAGACAATGAAATCACAAATGAGAGTGGTGATGAAAAAACTGATGGTGAGAGTAAGGACGGTCAAGAAGAGAAGCCTGATGGCGATGCCGCTCAGGAGGAGCAACCTAAAATAGAAGAGAACGTGGAAGAAAATGGAGAGAAGGATCAGAGCTCAAACTCCAACGAGGTATTTCCTGATGGGGCCCAATCAGAGCTTCTGAAGGAGTCAAATACCCAGAACGGTTCATTCCCCACACAGGCTGCAGAGTCAAAGAATGAAAAGGAAGTCCAAGCGTTACCGAAGTCTTCAGGCGATGCAACCAGCTATACCTGGAAATTATGTAATAGTAGTGCCTCAACAGATTACATACCTTGCCTTGACAACGAGAAGGCTATCAAGAAGCTTCGAACTACCAAACATTATGAACATCGTGAGAGGCATTGCCCTGAGGAGCCTCCTACCTGCCTTGTTCCACTCCCAGAAGGATATAAACGGCCAATTGAGTGGCCAAAGAGCAGGGACAAG GTATGGTACAGCAATGTTCCTCACACTAGGCTTGCAGAGTACAAGGGGCATCAAAATTGGGTTAAGGTCTCAGGTGACTATCTCTTGTTCCCTGGGGGTGGGACTCAGTTCAAGAATGGTGCCCTCCACTATATTGATACTATTCAGCAG GCACTACCTGATATTGCATGGGGCAAACGAAGCCGTGTCATATTGGATGTTGGTTGTGGAGTTGCCAGCTTTGGAGGCTACATGTTTGATAGAGATGCGCTTACCATGTCTTTTGCTCCAAAAGATGAGCATGAAGCTCAAGTACAATTTGCATTAGAAAGGGGAATTCCAGCAATATCAGCTGTGATGGGCACCAAGAGACTTCCGTACCCCAGCAGAGTCTTTGATGTCATTCATTGCGCTCGCTGCAGGGTCCCTTGGCACATCGAAG GTGGCATGCTTTTGCTGGAATTGAACCGCTTGTTACGCCCTGGTGGTTACTTTGTCTGGTCTGCCACTCCTGTTTACCAAAAGCTCCCAGAGGATGTTGAGATTTGGAATG CCATGTCTACTTTGACAAAGTCCATGTGCTGGAAGATGGTCAACAAGACTAAGGATAAGTTAAACCAAGTTGGTATGGTCATATATCAGAAACCAATGGACAATATTTGCTATGAGAAAAGATCTGAAAACAGCCCGCCATTGTGCAAGGAATCTGATGATGCAGATGCTGCTTG GAATGTACCGTTGGAAGCATGCATGCACAAACTGCCTGGTGGCTCAAAAGTCCGAGGATCAAAATGGCCAGAGTTATGGCCGCAAAGGCTTGAGAAGACCCCTTTCTGGATTGATGGTTCCAAGGTTGGTGTCTATGGAAAGCCTGCAAATGAAGATTTTGAGGCAGATAATGCCCACTGGAAACGGGTTGTAAGTAAATCGTATGTGAATGGCATGGGAATTGACTGGTCCAAAGTGAGAAATGTCATGGACATGAGAGCTGTCTATGGAGG TTTTGCTGCAGCTCTGAGGGACCAAAAGGTCTGGGTCATGAATATCGTGCCGATCGATTCACCAGACACGCTGCCCATCATCTACGAGCGCGGTTTGTTTGGCATGTACCATGACTGGTGCGAGTCTTTCAGCACTTACCCAAGAACGTATGACCTTCTGCACGCGGACCATCTGTTCTCAAAGCTCAGAAAGAG ATGCAAACTGGCTGCAGTTTTCGCCGAGGTCGACCGTGTACTGAGGCCACAGGGCAAGCTGATCGTGAGGGACACCGCGGACACGATAAATGAGCTGGAGAGCATGGCCAAGTCCGTGCAGTGGGAGGTGCGGATGACCTACACCAAGGGCAGCGAGGGCCTGCTCTGCGTCGAGAAGTCGATGTGGCGGCCCAAAGAACTCGACGCTAGCACGTGA